Proteins from a single region of Parasedimentitalea psychrophila:
- a CDS encoding carboxymuconolactone decarboxylase family protein, which translates to MTHAVLPNLPLLDENSALPAAAEQLTAAKLAMGFVPNMYGNMANLPAVLSTYNAGYAAFRKDAGFSSVEQEVVFLAISRANGCDYCTAAHSMVADKMSGVPADVLEALRSGTPISDLRLDALARFAFAMTETRGKVEPSLMDDFLSAGFTQEHVLAVVLAISVKTLSNYTNHLAATPVDAAFRAYAV; encoded by the coding sequence ATGACCCATGCCGTTTTGCCGAATCTTCCGCTTCTTGATGAAAACTCTGCTTTGCCCGCGGCTGCTGAGCAACTGACCGCCGCCAAGTTGGCGATGGGGTTTGTGCCCAACATGTACGGAAATATGGCCAACCTGCCTGCGGTGTTGAGCACGTATAACGCCGGGTACGCAGCCTTTCGGAAGGACGCGGGTTTCTCCTCGGTTGAACAGGAGGTGGTCTTTCTGGCGATCAGCCGCGCCAATGGCTGTGACTATTGTACTGCGGCCCATTCAATGGTCGCGGATAAGATGTCGGGTGTTCCGGCAGATGTGTTGGAGGCGCTTCGGTCGGGGACACCGATATCCGACCTTCGTTTGGATGCACTGGCGCGATTTGCCTTTGCCATGACCGAGACGCGCGGCAAAGTCGAGCCGTCGCTGATGGATGACTTCCTGAGCGCAGGTTTCACCCAAGAGCATGTTTTGGCGGTGGTTTTGGCAATTTCGGTCAAGACACTATCGAACTACACCAACCATTTGGCTGCAACGCCGGTGGATGCGGCGTTCCGCGCTTATGCGGTCTGA
- a CDS encoding LysR family transcriptional regulator has protein sequence MDNELALRLFVSVVEENSVSKGGARLNVPQSSASRLLTRLEENLGTRLLHRTTRSLQLTEAGSIYFERARQIVTALDEASAAVRDLSGTPSGLLRVTAPAGFARQYIAPHLVEFSALHPEINLGLSLQDTVEDLVGLGYDVAIRFGALPDSGLVARNLAGSALVACASPGYLDQYGAPQQVSDLATRNCLCFRSNPGSNNWSFTLGGQSQSIKVGGSMYSNNGDTLIAAALSGYGIVMQPCWSVQTALDNGQLVRILADHQHGPASIPIHAVFAHKQHLPPKIRVFVEFMSQKIRANAWAIY, from the coding sequence ATGGACAATGAACTGGCCCTGCGACTGTTCGTAAGCGTGGTCGAGGAAAACAGCGTCTCCAAGGGCGGCGCCCGGCTCAACGTGCCGCAGTCGTCAGCCTCGCGCCTGCTCACCCGGCTCGAAGAGAACCTCGGCACCCGCCTGCTGCACCGCACCACCCGCAGCCTGCAGCTGACCGAGGCCGGCAGCATTTATTTCGAACGCGCCCGCCAGATCGTCACCGCCCTGGACGAGGCCAGCGCCGCTGTCCGCGATCTCAGCGGCACGCCCTCCGGGCTGCTCAGGGTGACCGCGCCAGCAGGCTTTGCACGCCAGTATATCGCACCGCATCTGGTCGAATTTTCCGCGCTCCACCCCGAGATCAATCTGGGCCTTTCCCTTCAGGACACGGTCGAGGATCTTGTCGGCCTCGGCTACGATGTCGCGATCCGGTTCGGCGCGCTGCCGGACTCCGGGCTGGTCGCTCGCAACCTTGCAGGCAGCGCCCTTGTCGCTTGCGCCAGCCCCGGCTATCTGGATCAATACGGAGCCCCACAACAGGTCTCGGATCTGGCAACACGCAATTGCCTGTGCTTTCGCTCCAACCCCGGCAGCAACAACTGGAGCTTTACCCTTGGCGGCCAGTCTCAGTCGATAAAGGTCGGCGGCTCCATGTACAGCAACAATGGCGATACGCTGATCGCGGCGGCGCTGTCCGGCTATGGAATCGTCATGCAGCCCTGTTGGTCGGTTCAGACCGCGCTGGACAATGGCCAGCTGGTGCGGATCCTGGCCGATCACCAGCACGGCCCCGCCAGCATCCCAATCCATGCGGTCTTTGCCCATAAGCAACACCTGCCGCCCAAGATCCGGGTATTTGTGGAGTTCATGAGCCAGAAAATCAGAGCCAACGCTTGGGCCATATACTAA
- a CDS encoding M10 family metallopeptidase: protein MTMVSKLTPDPSQLPLAERPVSAARILETSDAAASIATTYSISVGDIFAGSLSSGDRDWVAIELQAGAVNTINLNGSYGGSGTLSDPYLRLYNSAGVMVSSNDDNGDSLNSTLIASVDVSGTYYLSAGSYRDLYAGTYELTVTSGGTPEPSPILATLDELATYLTDGYWADNSFIRHSFDTSGSNIISVNLTSLTAAGQQLARWAFDAWEMVADILFQETSNTSADMRFQDHQSGAYSSAHNVVSGNTGYSIVNVSTDWISNYGTTVDSYSLQTFFHEIGHALGLGHQGDYNGSASYGVDNNFTNDSWQLSLMSYFSQSENTETEASHALLLTPMMADIIAIQDLYGAAGGSSETAGDTVWGANSELGGPLGEYFASLTGTSATGPYNGGAVAFTIYDQGGTDTLDTSPFATANRIDMRGGYFSDIGGLTGNVGIAGGTLLENLIAGAGDDTVTGNGADNAIDLGDGNNQAHGGTGADTLSGGADMDKLYGQNGMDRLFGGLGDDALSGGNGADKLYGQDGLDRLYGGSGNDTLSGGDDADKLYGQDGLDRLFGGSGDDTLSGGDDADKLYGQDGLDRLFGGSGNDTLIGGDDADKLYGQDGLDRLFGGSGNDTLIGGNGADKLYGQDGKDRLYGNDGADRLFGGNGNDLLQGGAQNDRLYGDAGADRLIGDTGNDDLSGNSGADRLEGGDGADILTGGTEADIFVFTDGTWTDRVTDFSTQEGDRIMFSEVTTLTSFADVAAAATQTGDGLLIATGSGGSVLLDGLLLTDMDMNDFIF, encoded by the coding sequence ATGACTATGGTTTCAAAGCTGACACCTGATCCAAGCCAACTGCCCCTTGCAGAGAGACCCGTTTCGGCGGCAAGGATCCTGGAGACCTCGGACGCCGCAGCCTCGATCGCCACCACATATTCCATATCAGTCGGCGATATATTTGCCGGCAGCCTGTCCAGTGGTGACCGGGACTGGGTGGCGATTGAGCTACAGGCCGGCGCGGTCAATACGATCAACCTCAACGGATCATATGGCGGCAGCGGTACCCTGTCCGACCCCTATCTGCGGCTCTACAATTCCGCCGGTGTTATGGTGTCCTCCAACGACGACAACGGTGACAGCCTGAACTCCACCCTGATTGCATCTGTTGATGTCAGTGGCACCTACTATCTTTCCGCAGGCAGTTACCGGGATCTATACGCCGGGACATATGAACTGACCGTCACCTCTGGCGGCACGCCTGAGCCGAGCCCCATTCTGGCAACGCTGGATGAATTGGCGACCTATCTGACCGACGGCTACTGGGCAGACAACAGTTTCATACGCCACAGCTTTGATACCTCGGGCAGCAACATCATCTCGGTAAACCTGACCAGCCTGACCGCCGCCGGACAACAGCTGGCCCGCTGGGCCTTTGACGCCTGGGAAATGGTCGCTGACATCCTGTTCCAGGAGACCTCGAACACCAGTGCAGACATGCGTTTTCAGGATCACCAAAGTGGCGCCTATTCCAGCGCCCACAATGTTGTTAGCGGCAACACGGGATACTCGATTGTCAATGTGTCAACCGACTGGATCAGCAATTACGGCACCACGGTCGACAGCTACTCACTGCAAACTTTTTTCCACGAAATAGGCCATGCTCTGGGCTTGGGCCACCAGGGAGACTACAACGGCAGCGCCAGCTATGGCGTTGATAATAATTTCACAAATGACAGCTGGCAACTGTCGCTTATGTCCTATTTCAGTCAGTCGGAAAACACCGAGACCGAGGCCAGCCATGCCCTACTTCTGACTCCGATGATGGCGGACATCATTGCCATTCAGGACCTATACGGCGCCGCTGGCGGCAGCAGCGAAACGGCTGGCGATACGGTCTGGGGGGCCAATTCTGAGCTTGGCGGACCATTGGGCGAATATTTTGCCAGCCTCACCGGCACCAGCGCCACCGGGCCCTACAACGGAGGCGCCGTGGCCTTTACCATCTATGATCAAGGCGGCACAGACACCCTGGACACCAGCCCCTTTGCAACCGCAAACCGGATCGACATGCGGGGGGGATATTTCTCGGATATTGGCGGCCTGACCGGCAACGTCGGCATCGCCGGTGGCACCCTGCTGGAAAATCTCATTGCGGGGGCTGGCGACGACACTGTCACCGGCAATGGCGCCGACAACGCCATCGACCTGGGCGATGGCAACAACCAGGCCCACGGCGGCACCGGCGCCGACACCCTGAGCGGTGGCGCTGACATGGACAAGCTCTACGGTCAAAACGGTATGGACAGGTTGTTCGGCGGCTTGGGCGACGACGCTCTCAGCGGCGGCAATGGTGCCGACAAGCTCTACGGACAGGACGGTTTGGACAGGCTGTACGGCGGCTCCGGCAACGACACCCTGAGCGGCGGCGATGATGCCGACAAGCTCTACGGACAAGACGGTTTGGACAGGTTGTTCGGCGGATCGGGAGACGACACCCTGAGCGGCGGCGATGATGCCGACAAGCTCTACGGACAGGACGGTTTGGACAGGCTGTTCGGCGGCTCCGGCAACGACACTCTGATCGGCGGCGATGATGCCGACAAGCTCTATGGACAGGACGGTTTGGACAGGCTGTTCGGCGGCTCCGGCAACGACACTCTGATCGGCGGCAATGGTGCCGACAAGCTCTATGGACAGGACGGCAAAGACCGGTTGTACGGCAACGATGGCGCGGATCGGCTATTTGGTGGCAATGGCAACGATCTTTTGCAGGGCGGTGCGCAGAACGACAGATTGTACGGCGACGCCGGGGCAGACCGGCTGATTGGCGATACCGGCAATGACGACTTGTCAGGCAACAGCGGCGCAGACCGCTTGGAAGGCGGCGATGGCGCTGATATACTGACTGGCGGCACAGAGGCGGATATCTTTGTCTTTACAGACGGCACCTGGACCGACCGGGTCACCGATTTCTCCACCCAGGAGGGCGACCGGATCATGTTTAGCGAGGTCACAACCCTGACCTCGTTTGCCGATGTCGCCGCCGCCGCCACGCAGACAGGAGACGGGCTGCTGATTGCCACCGGCAGCGGCGGATCGGTTCTGCTTGATGGCCTGTTGCTCACAGACATGGACATGAACGACTTCATTTTCTGA
- a CDS encoding cold-shock protein, with the protein MANGTVKWFNSTKGFGFIAPEGGSNDVFVHISAVERSGLTGLADNQKVTFDIEPGRDGRESAVNLALA; encoded by the coding sequence ATGGCCAATGGCACCGTAAAATGGTTCAACTCTACTAAAGGCTTCGGCTTCATCGCACCAGAAGGCGGCAGCAACGATGTATTCGTTCACATTTCCGCTGTTGAGCGTTCCGGTCTGACCGGTCTGGCCGACAACCAGAAAGTGACTTTTGACATTGAGCCCGGCCGTGACGGTCGTGAGTCCGCTGTGAACCTCGCACTGGCATAA
- a CDS encoding thermonuclease family protein: MIIKRTIAAATLASIASVAFSAELPLADPISAKIFLELHSIQKLSADIRPLVSAPGEAFRVIDGDFLALGNLRIRLVGIDAPKAAQQCNTASGSFWDCSAQSSDRARNIIHLAERVDCFSSDTGNHGLYLASCQADGRDVGALLVEEGLAWPNQDQGYYLSESNLAQADEIGIWQAYTQPPWEWRMQQH; encoded by the coding sequence ATGATTATAAAGCGAACCATTGCAGCCGCGACCCTCGCATCCATCGCCAGCGTAGCGTTCTCTGCAGAGCTGCCGCTGGCAGACCCGATCTCTGCAAAAATCTTTTTGGAATTGCATAGCATTCAGAAACTGTCCGCCGATATTCGGCCTCTGGTCTCCGCACCGGGTGAGGCGTTTCGCGTCATTGATGGCGACTTCCTTGCCCTAGGCAACCTCAGAATACGTCTGGTTGGTATCGACGCCCCGAAGGCTGCTCAACAATGCAACACAGCAAGCGGTTCATTTTGGGATTGCTCGGCTCAATCCAGTGACCGTGCACGAAATATCATTCACCTGGCCGAGCGTGTCGACTGCTTCAGCAGCGACACTGGCAACCACGGGCTCTACCTTGCCTCCTGCCAGGCAGACGGCCGCGACGTCGGTGCCCTATTGGTCGAAGAAGGACTGGCATGGCCCAACCAGGATCAGGGCTATTATCTTTCTGAATCAAACCTGGCCCAGGCCGATGAGATTGGAATCTGGCAAGCCTACACTCAACCCCCATGGGAATGGCGCATGCAGCAGCACTGA
- the alr gene encoding alanine racemase, which translates to MADQLLESSWCEISLPKIAQNLTNALARLPQGTRFCAVVKANAYGHGIENVVPLLIEQGVSYIGISSNSEARAARDAGFAGSILRLRTATPQEVKHAVQDRVEELVGTVDGVRSLIETLGQGALPRLHISLNAGGMSRDGLELSTAGGREACKKILDLAGERVIGLCTHFPSNEPKELADSIARFQDDLSWIFANSCLRREDVLVHGGSTLTLASGQDPQTDMMRCGAILYGIAGSRPDFQSTLTLKSRVISVGVYPKGSTIGYDRTSCLRHDRVLASIALGYANGYCRQLSGRCAVLIRGRCLPVLGKISMNTIVADVTDLPGVVIGDEVVAFGRQGGQAISTQAIEQLTGRIIADLFTDWGQRNPRVICQR; encoded by the coding sequence ATGGCTGATCAATTGCTGGAAAGCTCATGGTGTGAAATCTCGCTGCCAAAAATTGCGCAAAACCTGACCAATGCACTGGCGCGACTGCCACAAGGCACCCGGTTTTGCGCCGTGGTCAAGGCGAATGCCTATGGGCATGGTATTGAAAACGTGGTGCCCTTGTTGATCGAACAGGGTGTCAGCTATATCGGGATTTCATCAAACTCCGAGGCGCGGGCGGCACGTGATGCGGGGTTTGCAGGCTCGATATTGCGCCTGCGCACAGCCACTCCGCAAGAAGTTAAACACGCTGTGCAAGACCGTGTTGAAGAGCTGGTTGGAACCGTCGACGGCGTGAGGTCTCTGATCGAGACACTGGGGCAGGGGGCGTTGCCCCGGCTGCATATTTCTCTGAATGCGGGTGGCATGTCACGCGACGGGCTCGAGCTTTCAACCGCTGGCGGGCGCGAGGCTTGCAAAAAAATTCTGGATTTGGCCGGTGAGCGTGTCATTGGGCTGTGTACGCATTTCCCATCAAACGAACCCAAAGAGCTGGCTGACAGCATTGCCCGGTTTCAAGATGATCTTTCCTGGATCTTCGCCAACAGTTGTCTGCGCCGTGAAGATGTGCTGGTGCATGGTGGCAGCACGCTGACACTGGCCTCTGGGCAAGATCCCCAAACTGATATGATGCGCTGTGGTGCCATCCTATATGGCATTGCCGGTTCGCGGCCAGACTTCCAATCTACTCTCACGCTGAAATCGCGGGTGATCAGCGTGGGTGTCTATCCGAAAGGCAGCACGATCGGCTATGACCGGACCAGTTGTTTGCGCCATGACAGGGTGCTGGCCAGTATCGCGCTTGGCTATGCCAACGGCTATTGTCGCCAGCTTTCGGGGCGCTGTGCAGTGCTGATTCGGGGAAGGTGCTTGCCGGTGCTGGGCAAGATCTCGATGAATACGATCGTGGCGGATGTCACCGATCTGCCCGGTGTGGTGATCGGCGATGAGGTCGTTGCGTTTGGCCGCCAGGGCGGTCAAGCGATCAGCACCCAGGCGATTGAGCAGCTCACTGGAAGGATCATCGCCGATCTGTTCACCGATTGGGGGCAGCGCAACCCGCGTGTGATCTGCCAACGGTAA
- a CDS encoding amidohydrolase encodes MTDRQIAELGELRRALHQTPEVSGEEKQTAARIAMELERAGADRIWTRLGGHGVAAEFIGKQDGPTVMIRCELDGLPIHEISEVPHRSTIAGKGHLCGHDGHMVMVLGVGLALAKRPEYGRVVVLFQPAEETGAGAQAVINDPRWPEIRPDFAFAYHNIPGRPLGEIGLCEGPSNCASRGMKITFTGKTSHAAAPEDGDSPAQVMAGLMQTLPLLGNGGTMDDDFALATLTHSRLGKASFGIAPGDGELWVTLRSQTDGRMDRMVAEAETLVSTALGQESALLAAVSWHDVFLANVNEANAAAIAARSAQNLDLTKHLMTAPMRWSEDFSRFGLDGAKSAMLFIGSGEDQPQLHNPNFDFPDALIPVGISLFVEIIEQILSNPALPAQTGRPAADG; translated from the coding sequence TTGACTGATCGTCAGATTGCAGAACTGGGCGAGCTGCGCCGCGCCTTGCATCAAACTCCCGAAGTTTCGGGCGAAGAAAAACAGACCGCTGCGCGCATCGCTATGGAGCTGGAGCGCGCAGGCGCGGACCGGATTTGGACGCGGCTTGGCGGGCATGGCGTTGCGGCTGAATTCATCGGCAAGCAAGACGGCCCGACGGTCATGATACGCTGTGAGCTTGATGGCCTGCCGATCCACGAAATTTCCGAGGTGCCGCATCGCTCAACGATTGCAGGTAAGGGGCACCTTTGCGGGCATGACGGCCATATGGTGATGGTGCTTGGTGTGGGGTTGGCCTTGGCCAAACGCCCAGAATACGGGCGCGTTGTAGTACTGTTTCAGCCTGCCGAAGAGACCGGAGCAGGCGCACAAGCTGTGATCAACGATCCGCGCTGGCCCGAGATTCGTCCCGATTTTGCCTTTGCCTATCACAACATTCCGGGCCGCCCATTGGGTGAGATTGGCCTGTGCGAAGGCCCGAGCAATTGCGCCTCACGGGGGATGAAGATCACATTTACGGGCAAAACCTCGCATGCCGCCGCCCCCGAAGATGGAGACTCGCCCGCTCAGGTGATGGCGGGCTTGATGCAGACTTTGCCTCTGCTCGGCAATGGCGGCACTATGGATGATGATTTTGCCCTGGCCACGTTGACCCATTCTCGCTTGGGCAAGGCGAGTTTTGGCATTGCACCGGGAGATGGCGAGCTGTGGGTTACACTGCGCAGCCAGACAGACGGGCGAATGGACCGGATGGTCGCCGAGGCAGAAACTCTGGTGAGCACAGCGCTTGGGCAAGAGAGTGCTCTATTGGCTGCGGTCAGCTGGCATGACGTGTTTTTGGCAAATGTGAATGAGGCAAACGCCGCCGCCATTGCCGCGCGTTCAGCCCAAAATCTTGATCTGACCAAACACCTTATGACAGCGCCGATGCGTTGGTCGGAAGATTTTAGCCGTTTTGGACTTGATGGTGCGAAATCGGCAATGTTGTTCATTGGCTCTGGCGAGGATCAACCGCAGTTGCACAATCCCAATTTTGACTTTCCTGACGCACTTATTCCGGTTGGAATTTCGCTGTTTGTTGAGATCATTGAACAGATCTTGTCAAACCCCGCGTTACCGGCGCAAACCGGTCGGCCCGCAGCGGATGGCTGA
- a CDS encoding histone deacetylase family protein yields the protein MRAILDERQWQHDPKHFMANGKILPNPEQPKRIEVLRAGAEAAGCIFEAPKDAGLGPIAAVHTAEYLTFLKNIYRRWQYIEGASDEVIPNIHPARRSDGYPKSATGQSGYHQADTACPIAKGTWEAAYWSAQSAITGADIIVDGAQSAYVLSRPPGHHAFGDLAGGFCFLNNSGIAAERLRAAGLRPAIVDVDVHHGNGTQGMFYDRDDVLTLSIHADPDRFYPFFWGYAQERGEGRGLGYNLNLPLARGTEDDGFMKALATALERVSLFGADVLVVALGLDASIDDPFQGLAVTQDGFARIGAAVADLGIPVLFVQEGGYLSDSLGANLTRCLTGYQTAR from the coding sequence ATGAGAGCGATACTAGACGAGCGCCAATGGCAGCATGACCCCAAGCATTTCATGGCCAATGGCAAGATACTTCCAAACCCCGAACAGCCCAAACGCATTGAGGTGTTGCGCGCCGGTGCCGAGGCTGCGGGCTGCATTTTTGAAGCCCCCAAGGATGCAGGGCTTGGCCCGATTGCAGCGGTGCATACGGCTGAATATTTAACCTTCCTCAAAAACATCTACCGTCGTTGGCAATATATTGAGGGCGCCAGTGATGAGGTGATCCCAAATATTCACCCTGCACGCCGCAGCGATGGCTACCCGAAATCGGCGACCGGCCAATCCGGCTATCATCAGGCTGACACGGCTTGCCCGATTGCAAAAGGCACCTGGGAGGCGGCCTATTGGTCAGCGCAATCAGCAATCACCGGGGCGGATATTATCGTCGACGGTGCCCAATCCGCATATGTGCTGTCGCGCCCGCCAGGGCACCATGCTTTTGGTGATTTGGCCGGTGGCTTTTGCTTTCTCAATAATTCGGGCATCGCCGCTGAGCGGTTGCGCGCCGCAGGTTTGCGCCCGGCAATCGTCGATGTCGATGTGCATCACGGCAACGGTACGCAGGGCATGTTCTATGACCGCGACGACGTGCTGACCCTCTCCATTCATGCCGATCCTGACCGATTCTATCCGTTCTTTTGGGGCTATGCCCAAGAACGCGGCGAAGGGCGCGGGCTGGGTTACAATCTCAACCTGCCACTGGCGCGCGGCACTGAGGATGATGGTTTCATGAAAGCACTGGCCACCGCGCTGGAACGGGTGTCGCTGTTTGGTGCCGATGTCCTGGTGGTTGCCTTGGGGTTGGATGCGTCGATTGATGATCCGTTTCAGGGGCTTGCCGTCACCCAAGATGGGTTTGCCCGGATCGGGGCTGCGGTGGCTGACTTAGGGATCCCGGTGCTGTTCGTGCAAGAGGGCGGCTATCTCTCTGACAGCCTCGGCGCCAATCTGACGCGCTGCCTGACGGGGTATCAAACCGCGCGTTGA
- a CDS encoding BKACE family enzyme yields the protein MTKILITCAITGSIHTPSMSPYLPITPDEITEHALGAAEAGAAILHLHARNPKTGQPSALKEDFMAFLPRIKQASDAVLNISTGGSALMTLDDRLAAPKLAEPEMCSLNMGSLNFALYPAVQKVSEWKFDWEKPFLENSDDLVFKNTPRDMARILTEMGVDRGARFEFECYDIGHLYMLKHFVDRGLVQKPLFIQFVFGVLGGMGADPENLMHMKVIADKLFGDDYMFSVLAAGRHQMPFITMAAAMGGHVRVGLEDSLMISRGTLAKTNAEQVVKIRRIVEDLGREVATPTEARAMLGLKGADRTAI from the coding sequence ATGACAAAAATCCTGATCACTTGCGCTATTACCGGCTCGATTCACACGCCATCAATGTCGCCCTATTTGCCGATCACGCCCGACGAGATCACCGAGCATGCCCTGGGTGCAGCCGAGGCGGGTGCGGCGATTTTGCACCTTCATGCGCGCAACCCAAAAACGGGTCAGCCATCGGCGCTCAAAGAAGATTTTATGGCGTTTTTGCCGCGTATAAAGCAGGCATCTGATGCGGTGCTGAATATCTCGACCGGTGGCAGCGCGCTGATGACGCTGGATGACCGTCTCGCCGCTCCCAAGTTGGCAGAACCGGAGATGTGCAGCCTGAATATGGGCTCGCTCAATTTTGCGCTTTATCCGGCGGTGCAAAAGGTCAGCGAGTGGAAATTTGACTGGGAAAAGCCGTTTCTGGAAAACAGTGATGATCTGGTTTTCAAAAATACTCCCCGCGATATGGCCCGTATCCTGACCGAAATGGGCGTCGATCGGGGGGCTCGGTTTGAGTTTGAATGTTATGATATCGGCCATCTCTATATGCTCAAGCATTTCGTGGATCGTGGGCTGGTGCAAAAGCCTCTGTTCATCCAATTCGTCTTTGGTGTGTTGGGCGGTATGGGGGCTGACCCGGAGAACCTGATGCATATGAAGGTGATCGCCGACAAGCTGTTTGGCGATGATTATATGTTTTCGGTTCTGGCTGCCGGGCGTCACCAGATGCCGTTTATTACCATGGCGGCGGCGATGGGCGGGCATGTGCGGGTTGGCCTGGAAGACAGTTTGATGATTTCGCGCGGCACCTTGGCCAAAACCAATGCCGAGCAAGTCGTCAAGATCCGGCGGATCGTTGAAGATCTGGGCCGCGAGGTCGCCACCCCAACCGAAGCCCGCGCGATGCTGGGCCTAAAAGGTGCCGATCGCACCGCGATTTAA
- a CDS encoding aminotransferase family protein, producing the protein MSNLFYQAHGRKPVLDQARGVYMWDQDGKRYLDGSSGAMVCNVGHSNETVLTAMRRQMEKSTFGYRLHFETEASEQLATKLAGLMPEGLNKVFFVSGGSEAVESGLKLARQYAVATGQDTRWKVISRRPSYHGCSLGALAVTGYSPLTAPFTPMMQEMPKIPAPRAYLDGLDADDTATGLYYADMLEAKILVEGPESVLAFIVEPVGGASTGALVPPRGYMERIREICTRHGILLIMDEVMTGAGRTGKFLGSDHWQARPDIVVMSKGLGAGYVPLGAMIADERLVTPILDQGGFAHGFTYAGNPLACAAGLAVLNEIEMQDLCANAAVMGNGLLARLNGLMQKYELIGDVRGKGLLTAFEFMGDRDSKAPLPASLNAHQRFVDLAYARGLIVYSRRTRDGTHGDHILVCPPLIVNAGHIDEIIEGLDASLAQFSQEIHADLKAA; encoded by the coding sequence ATGAGCAATCTTTTCTATCAAGCGCATGGGCGCAAACCTGTTTTGGACCAGGCGCGTGGCGTTTATATGTGGGACCAGGATGGCAAGCGTTATCTGGACGGGTCCTCGGGCGCGATGGTGTGCAATGTCGGCCATTCCAACGAGACTGTGCTCACGGCGATGCGTCGCCAGATGGAAAAATCTACTTTCGGCTATCGATTGCATTTTGAAACCGAAGCCTCCGAGCAATTGGCGACCAAACTGGCTGGTTTGATGCCTGAGGGGCTGAACAAAGTGTTCTTTGTGTCCGGCGGCTCTGAAGCGGTGGAAAGTGGGCTGAAACTGGCGCGGCAATATGCGGTGGCCACGGGGCAGGATACGCGCTGGAAGGTCATCTCGCGCAGGCCGAGCTATCATGGCTGCAGTTTGGGCGCACTGGCTGTAACGGGATACTCACCGCTGACCGCGCCATTTACTCCGATGATGCAAGAGATGCCCAAGATCCCGGCGCCGCGCGCCTATCTGGACGGGCTGGATGCCGATGACACGGCCACCGGTCTTTACTATGCCGACATGCTCGAAGCCAAGATTTTGGTTGAAGGGCCCGAGAGCGTGCTGGCCTTTATCGTTGAGCCGGTGGGGGGGGCATCGACGGGTGCACTGGTGCCGCCGCGCGGATATATGGAGCGGATCCGCGAAATTTGCACCCGCCACGGCATCCTGCTTATCATGGATGAAGTGATGACGGGAGCGGGCCGTACGGGCAAGTTCTTAGGCTCAGATCATTGGCAGGCGCGGCCTGACATTGTGGTGATGTCCAAGGGGCTGGGCGCGGGTTATGTGCCGCTGGGTGCGATGATCGCCGACGAACGGCTGGTCACGCCGATTTTGGACCAGGGTGGCTTTGCGCATGGTTTCACCTATGCCGGTAATCCGCTGGCCTGTGCCGCCGGTCTTGCCGTGCTCAATGAGATTGAAATGCAGGACCTTTGCGCCAATGCCGCTGTGATGGGCAACGGGCTTTTGGCGCGGCTCAACGGCTTGATGCAGAAATACGAATTGATCGGCGATGTGCGCGGCAAGGGCTTGTTGACGGCCTTTGAATTCATGGGCGACCGCGACAGCAAAGCGCCGCTTCCGGCCAGTCTGAATGCGCATCAGCGCTTTGTTGATCTGGCTTATGCGCGCGGGTTGATCGTTTACTCGCGACGCACGCGCGATGGCACCCATGGTGACCACATATTGGTCTGCCCGCCGCTGATCGTGAATGCTGGGCACATCGATGAGATCATCGAGGGTCTTGATGCCAGCCTGGCGCAGTTCAGCCAAGAAATTCATGCCGATTTGAAAGCAGCCTAA